A stretch of the Thermofilum adornatum genome encodes the following:
- a CDS encoding cysteine synthase family protein, with protein sequence MLLEKLEAVSRLIGNTPVVGLDVGPGKVYVKLEYMNPTGSHKDRIAYYMLREAVSRDLLKDNDKVVEASSGNTAISVSWVCNLLGLKPVIFTEDTVSRGKLALLRGLGAEIHLVPRRPYGDPGHYVNVARRFAEENGLVFLNQYDNDANWRAHYETTGPEIRRQVESFDAFIMGVGTGGTIVGVGKYLCENLPGVRIIGVAPSGSPLLGGSLGDNIEGLASTLVSGIFSRYGSVVDELVGVSLEEAISGVRELMSRGILAGPSSGANFYVATRYAMRGLRVVTLAADSIMRYPEVIEKL encoded by the coding sequence ATGCTTTTGGAGAAGCTTGAAGCTGTTTCGAGGCTTATTGGCAATACGCCTGTCGTTGGGTTAGATGTGGGCCCTGGAAAAGTCTATGTTAAGCTTGAATACATGAATCCCACGGGTAGCCACAAGGACAGGATCGCGTATTACATGTTGCGTGAAGCTGTTTCCCGAGACCTACTAAAGGACAACGACAAGGTTGTGGAGGCTTCGAGCGGCAACACGGCTATAAGTGTTAGCTGGGTCTGCAACCTTCTCGGCCTAAAGCCCGTGATATTTACTGAAGACACTGTTTCCAGGGGCAAGCTTGCCCTACTGCGGGGGCTCGGTGCAGAGATCCACTTGGTTCCCCGTAGGCCCTACGGGGATCCTGGGCACTACGTTAATGTGGCTAGAAGGTTTGCCGAGGAAAATGGCCTTGTCTTCCTAAACCAGTACGACAACGACGCAAACTGGCGTGCACACTACGAGACTACTGGCCCTGAAATACGTAGGCAGGTCGAGAGCTTCGACGCATTTATTATGGGCGTAGGAACTGGCGGTACTATTGTTGGGGTCGGTAAATATCTCTGCGAAAATTTGCCAGGCGTGAGGATAATAGGCGTGGCGCCGAGCGGGTCTCCTCTGCTTGGCGGCAGCTTGGGCGACAATATTGAGGGTCTTGCCTCCACACTTGTCTCGGGGATTTTTTCGAGGTATGGCTCGGTTGTCGACGAGTTGGTGGGTGTCTCGCTTGAAGAGGCGATTAGCGGCGTTAGGGAACTAATGTCTAGGGGTATTCTGGCCGGGCCCTCGAGCGGTGCAAACTTCTATGTTGCTACTAGGTATGCGATGCGTGGGCTTAGAGTAGTGACTTTGGCTGCTGACTCTATTATGCGGTATCCAGAGGTAATAGAGAAACTATAG
- a CDS encoding ABC transporter permease yields MRQGKEGSSQNIKARSIQALLLEIEAAATIGFKTYFRYIAWLISDIITTPAWLIMIIVPMLLFLPQEQWRDPLILNSFLWAMVLWDIVSSGLWTFGMAIRREQQTGTLEFLLLTNANRAILFSRNIFTRLFSLTLSVIYSFVFFVFLFGINIILLNPILTLVTLLSGLVASLGFGLLYGAAVFKYKNVGPLTNILQFLILGICGIFFPVTTLPEPLRLIAYPLPFTYTADLLRHYALGTPTIFPPGIEWALYVLEISVYLSLGLLALYLVEKNLKATGQLGAY; encoded by the coding sequence ATGAGGCAAGGAAAAGAGGGGAGCTCTCAAAATATTAAGGCCAGATCCATACAAGCGCTACTACTCGAAATAGAAGCAGCGGCAACCATTGGGTTTAAGACCTACTTTAGATACATTGCATGGCTAATCTCAGACATAATTACGACCCCTGCATGGCTAATCATGATAATTGTCCCCATGCTTCTATTCCTGCCACAGGAACAGTGGCGCGACCCCTTAATACTGAACTCTTTCCTTTGGGCGATGGTACTCTGGGACATCGTATCGTCGGGCCTCTGGACCTTCGGCATGGCTATTAGGAGGGAGCAACAGACAGGCACCCTAGAGTTCCTCCTCCTAACAAATGCCAATAGGGCAATCCTCTTCTCGAGAAACATATTTACGAGGCTCTTCTCGCTCACCCTATCAGTCATATATTCGTTTGTATTCTTTGTTTTTCTCTTCGGCATAAACATAATCCTCCTAAATCCAATCTTAACCCTCGTCACACTACTGTCTGGACTCGTTGCATCCCTCGGCTTCGGCCTCCTATACGGGGCAGCCGTATTCAAATACAAAAACGTGGGACCCCTCACAAACATACTTCAATTCCTGATTCTCGGGATATGCGGAATATTTTTCCCAGTAACCACGCTTCCAGAACCACTAAGGCTAATAGCTTACCCACTGCCGTTTACCTACACAGCAGACCTACTAAGACACTATGCCCTAGGCACTCCAACAATTTTCCCTCCAGGTATAGAGTGGGCCCTATACGTTCTAGAAATCTCCGTATACTTGTCGCTGGGACTACTTGCACTGTACCTAGTAGAGAAAAATCTTAAAGCAACTGGACAACTGGGGGCATACTAA
- a CDS encoding DUF4428 domain-containing protein yields the protein MKKYKCAICGKEVETLLFAEHKELGGVWVCRDCWEKLYEKNKLVSGAGESSSCCGG from the coding sequence GTGAAGAAGTATAAGTGTGCGATCTGCGGGAAAGAAGTTGAGACACTGCTTTTTGCCGAGCACAAGGAGCTAGGTGGCGTGTGGGTTTGTAGAGACTGCTGGGAGAAGCTGTACGAGAAGAACAAGCTCGTGAGTGGGGCTGGGGAGTCTTCTAGCTGTTGTGGCGGCTAG